Below is a window of Penaeus vannamei isolate JL-2024 chromosome 30, ASM4276789v1, whole genome shotgun sequence DNA.
CAACCAGGGAGGTTGTTGACCACCTTGACAGCATCCGCCCCAAGGTCGCACCATATTCCAAAGTGAGTAAAGGCTCtgcctgtttatctttctatcggtctgtctatctatgtatcactcTGCCTGCCCGTCTTTATGTCCATCAGAactcctatctctttctatccgtccttatatctgtatgtatttcctctacctcttcccgatatttttttttcctggtccCCTTTacgttctttctcttccccagtCTATctgatcttctctccctcccctctttctctcactttctcctttatttccccttttctctttctctctatcttttttatccgtCCCTTTGGAAGAGAATACCGGTAGTGCAGGGATAAACCTATTACCTTAAAAGCGTCATATAAAAAAGTAGGTAGGCCTAGATTGACGAAGAAAAGATGGAATAAGttttaattgatatataaatagttgaataggtagagagatggatggaaagtTAACGGAATGAGAAACCAAAGATGTATTAAATATAAACAGATAGGCCGATGGAGAAATGATGTAGTTTACATATATCTTCCTTAGCCTAAATGATAAGTGCAGAAGTGCCACTTATGCACCTCCCCTATtagctccccttttcctcccccctgcccctcccccccctctgccactgccccttcccttcctctgccccttccacctcccctcctctgtcacttccctcctcctccccctctgtccctcccccctcaagtgtgtgtgtgtgtgtggcatcgtGGAGTGCCAAGGTGAAGCCTTGAAGTCTCTTGTCTTGACGTCAGCTCCGAGATAGACGACTGACGTGGGCCTAGAAAGTGatgtgccacccccccccccccctttttttttgctataaatatttatttttatataacctGTTCTTCTAGCGTACAAgtttttatctattgttttattgTGTTGTTGGTCCTAGGCCTATTTTTTAAATATCGAATGGAAAGTTCATCCTGGcgattaatatgatgatgataccgTCGTAGTCATGGTATCCTTATCACCACATTGATTCACATGAACAGTAATGATAGAGCCAACATGCTTATCGATTAAGTTAGATTTTTAGAATTAGAACGATtgttcaatgagagagagagagagagagagagagagagagagagagagagagagagagagagagagagagagagagagagagagagagagagagagagacagagagagagagagagagagacagagagagacagagagagagcgagagagagagagagagagagagagagagagagagagagagagagagagagagagagagagagagagagagagagagagagagagagagagagagacagagagagagagagagacagagagagagagagagagagagagacagagagagagagagagagagagacagagagagagagagagagagagagagagagagagagagagagagagagagagagagagagaaagagagagagagagggagggacacacacacacacaaagacgcacacatacacacacacacacacacacacacacacacacacacacacacacacacacacacacacacacacacacacatacacacacacacaaagagagagagagagagagagagagagacggagagagagagagagagagagagagagagagagagagagagagagagagagagagagagcgtgcgggcgggcgggcgggcgagcgggcgagcGGGCGTGTAACAGGTGTGGAATCCGGCGAGAGATAAGTctgtttctattctattttcgtcTACTTGTTGCTGTCTACTCGCTAATGGGgtgccggggtgggggggggtcgtggcGTTAGGATTTGGGTACGggcgggggagggcaggggggagagcATCCGGTTTCAGTGGCGCCAGGGTCATAGTGGACGGacgttgggaggagagggggggagatatgggtatggggggggggtatggacgGAGGGGACAAGGACCACATGGCACTCGGCGCGTGTGGCACcctattattttttctgtctgtttcttattgcttttttatcttcagtattattattttttttttactattattttgtggTTCCAATCccctgtttgtctgttcgtcttcGTGTTCcccattgattgattgattgattgattgtaagtcatttgtttgtttttttattcaaattCATCATCGTGTGGTTttactcgccctcctcccccccccccttatcataatcttcgtcttcttttccctattccccatcgtctccctcctcctgttcttcccctttctcctcctcctctctctccgcctccgtctcttctccacctcctcctactcctcttcctcctcctcctcctcctcctcctcctcctcctcctcttcttcctcctccacctcctcctctttccctcctcctcctcctcttttccctccccctcctctaccccctcctcctcctctacctcttccccctcctcctcctcctctaccccctcctcctcctcctctaccccctcctccctcctcctcttccccctcctcctcctccttctcttccccctcctcctcctcctcttccccctcgtcctcctcctcttccccctcgtcctcctcctcttccccctcgtcctcctcctcttccccctcctcctcctctccctcctcctcctcctcctccttctccttttccgcgATCCATTTTTCAAAGGTATGTGGGgtaggcagggaaggagaagagggagaagcaaaatggtgatgattttgagcGCTTGCCAAGGTGCATGAGAGGGGGGGCGGTAGGGAAGGAAGCAGactgagaagggaggagagagtgagaacgagagggagaaagagagaacgagagggagagagagataggaaggagaaagagagagggagagggggagagggagggagagatagggaagcaGACTGAGAAGGGAGTAGAAAttgagaccgagagggagagagggagagcgaaaaagcgcgagagggagggagggagggagagagagagaaagaaggggaaagagaaaaggaggatagaaagagtgagaggaagaaggatagggaggtggaaaaggagagaaggagaaaaagaggaaagagagagagggagaaggatgaggagggaaaggcagaaagggaagagaaagaggagaaaggagaagggcgtgagaaagaggaaatgggtggaggaggaggagaaggagggaatgggaaaaattggaataagagtgagaaggagagggtgggaagacggggagggggagtgctTAGGGTAAATGAGGAATCTTTgcagtcttctctctccctccccctgccccttttcAAGGCTAGACCTCCCGCTGACTGAAAttattagttctttttttttctctctctctctttcgcttcggcTTATGCAGTTCCatttcttgcctctccctctccctccccctcgcctacaCCGCCACAACCTTCACCCCctgctttcattttcctctctctctctctctctctctctctctctctctctctctctctctctctctctctctctctctctctctctctctctctctctctctctctctctctctctctctctatctctctatctctctatctctctatctctctctttttgtttctttgtctctctctctctctctctctctctctctctttctctttgtctttctctttctctctctctcttctcttccccctcttctcctttgcctcttcccctttcccccttctccccttctcccctctccctttccacccttccccctttctcccctctccctctccccccttccccctctccctttctatctccttctctctcttctctcccccccctccctctttcccccttccctccccctcccctctccctcctatcccaatCACTCGCTGGTGCCCCAAGTCCTCTCCCCGGAGACGTGCGTGTGCGCCCACTCACGCTGGAATATTCAGCTTAATaaccctccttgtctccctctgccAACAGGAGCTGCTGGTGGGTCCAGGTGTTGGCCCGCTGTTGTCACCCGCCTCGCCTGACGACTCTCTGCCCTCGACGCAAGACGAAGACGAGGATGCCACGTcgcaggtgaggagagggagagagagagagagagagagagagagagagagagagagagagagagagagagagagagagagagagagagagagagagagagagagagagagagagagagagagagagagagagagagagagagaatgaagactgaaagagagaaagagaagagggagagaggggagagagagagagagagagagagagagagagagagagagagagagagagagagagagagagagagagagagagagagagagagagagagagagagagcgagcgaaagggaggaaaagagcagtcaggaagaaagagaggaagagtgagagagtctttctgattttttttttcctaaggaGGTCCGTGAATCTAGAATGATCGATGGCGTCCTTAGCGTCCGTTTGGGCCTTCCTTCGTCTCCGCCTCTCTCGCCATACTTATCTCACTggatttcgctttttctttttgggCGGGGTCTCTTGGGGTCCTTTTTTGGGGGCGGGGTCTCCTGGggtcttttttgggggggcggggtctCGGTGTCTTTTTTTGACGggggtgttttttctctttttatgatttttgtctATCTTGTATATCGATTTTTTAAGTATACGTCAGTGTATACctctttgcctttcccttcctctttttcctcttccttcctccttccttcttcctctcttcctgattATTACTAGTCGACATGTttgcgggagagagaaaaagaagagaatggaaggcaATAAAATGTGTTTTTTACGATTGACTGTTTGTTGACTATAAAATTGAATATATACCTTAAGGTGACAAGATATGCAGTCTGGGTTTTGATAttcaggctatatatatatatatatatatatatatatatatatatatatatatatatatatatatatatatatatatatatatatatatatatacaacatatatatatatacatatatatatatatatatatatatatacacacacacacacacacacacacacacacacacacacacacacacacacacacacacacacacacacacacacacacacacacacacacacacacacctcaaagaGGGACTTGATTCTTTGGACTTAGATTAAACATGTGCACAGACTTAGTTTAAATAAATTCAACACAGACATACCAAAGTTAACATCCACTTCACGAGTAACATCTAACACATAGAAGGCACACACTCATTTCAACCCAAGAGAAGCCCCACACACACGTAGAGCGAAAGGCCAAAGCCCAAAGCCTCTCGAGTCGCCGCGCCGCGCCCCTAGCGCCCCTCCAACCGCCTGTCGCTGCCCTCAGAGCCCCGAGAGCAGCTGCGTGTCGGCGCAGGACTACTGGGAGACCGGGGGCGAGAGCGACCTGCGCGACGAGAGCGAgcgcgacgaggaggaagaggaggacttcggcggaggaggaggaggaggaggtggtcttGGAGTGAACGACAGCCACGAGGAGCGACGTCTGAACGAGCGCTCGTTCCCCCGCTCGTACCCGCAGTCCTCGCGGCGTCCGAGGCGGCGGACCAAGAAGAGGCACCACAGCCACAGCCCTCAGGTAGGCAGACGACGCCCACGCGGCCCtctgctttcccctccctctcgtcccctcggcccctctctcctcctgcccctcctctctcgtcccctcgacccctctctcctcctgcccctcctctctcgtcccctcgacccctctctcatcctgcccctctgcccctctctcatcctgccctttctccgtctttccttccatccctcctgcatttcccctccctccttcctcccagtaTTCATTCcgattattttttctgtctctccctccctcctcacattcTTCCTTCcgattatttttctatctctccctccctccttctctctcctctaaacTTTATGcacattttcttccccttcacccttcctttcatccctcccctcctcttcccttcccccattttttaaaaggggagaggggagggggaggggagagcactgCATAGACGTGACACAGACGAATGCAGTTACCTCATGACACGGGGAAAGGACGCGGTTTGCAGGAGTTTGTCTTTGGCTCGGTTGcgaattggggaggggggagggatgggaggagggagggtgagccacggtggtagggggaaggggtgggaggggggggggcgcggttGCTTGTGCCAGTGGAGAACggcgtgtggttgtttgtttggtatTGTTGGTTCTCTCGCTCTGCCTGTACCTCCATCTCGGTTCTTCCATTCGTCTTTCCTTGCGtctcctcctttctcgtctctccttctcccttcctgtccccttttgctctccctttctctcccatccctccttctccccctctccctccgccccttctcccccctttcctctactctcctctttctcccttcccacctcttcctgtccctttctctctcccaccttctccctcctcccttcctctccccagcccttttactctcccttctccctctctcctccctcccctcccctccccctcccccagcccttttACTATCACTCAGAGCCGCGGTAAACAATAGTCTATAAGCACCTGCGCGGTTATTCCTGTGCCTCGCTCTCCTCGCcggaacgggggaaggggggggggtgatgttacTGCGTACGTGACAGGTgtaatctcctctttctctctttctctctttctttttttctttctttctttctttctttctttctttctttcttttctttctctctctctctctctctctctctctctctctctctctctctctctctctctctctctctctctctctctctctctctctctctctctctctctctctctcaatcctatttcttcttctccctttctttttacccttttcttaccccgtcttcttcctctttgcttctgaccctgtttcccttccctccccccaccacctctccctcaccccctcctcttcctgcctcgctTTAGCCCACGTGTCAGTGTTAgccatagagggggggggggcagggagggagaggggggaccacCTACCTACCTTGCACTCACGCTGCTCCACATAGCCCGCGGGTGCCAAAGCTGTGCAAGCGGCATCATTCTTGGCACTTGGACGAGGAGGTGTttgtgtgaagggggggagggggagggggaagggaggggtgtggcACTGCCTCCGTCGTGCTTTTCCTTTTCGGTTCATTGGCATTGTccacaatttttattttattatgtattttttttgttgtttatctattttttatgttttttttcattctcttcttcctctttttctccctctctccctctcatattcccCTCGCTTTCATGatttctttccctcctgctttctcttctcgcctgtattcctctcaccttctctatcTACCTCCGGTTCCCCTCTTACTTTCCCTTTACTATTCCctgtatcccctctccccctctctatcctcctctctctctctcccctaccccctccacctttcctctccctctctctccccctttactttccctcccctccccctctcccttattccttctccctgccccctctcccttctcactccctcctaccccctctctctctccctcccccctgccccttcttctccctcctaccccctctcccttctccctccccctacccctctctcttctccctccccctacccctctctcttcccctcccctacccctcttctctccctctccccccctatcccctctccctcccccctatcccctctcccttctcactcccccctaccccctcttctctctccctcctaccccgtctccctcccctcccctcccctccctggcaCCCTTCCTGATATTTATTCTCGTCTCCCTGCTCTGATTGGCCAAACGCAATCGCGGAATGCTCGCCAATTTACCTTAGTGCGCGACTTGCGATTATTTTATCCCTTCCTGcttcttttcccgttttttttttctttctttctttcttccttcttttttttctttttattttttattttttcttccgacttatgttgtttttttctctatctctcatctcttctcttctcttctcttcggtcCACCCAGTCTCACGGAGGAAAAATGTCTTAAttcttctcgccttcctctcactccccttctttcttctcctttctccttcctctcccttccccctttccgagAAACACTTCCTTGGGTCTATTTTCGAagttttgggggaaggggaaggaggaggaggaggaggaggaggaggaggaggaggaggaggaggtggaggtggaggtggaggtggaggtggaggtggtggtggaggtggtggtggtggtggtggtggtggaggaggaggaggagtagaaggtggaggaggagggagaaggagataatgtGGATGAAGATGGAATGGAGCAGAAgtaacagaagggagagagaggaggaggatttggaaaATGGGATGAAGGTTAgtgcaaggaagggagaagggagagaaggagaggaaagggtaaagggaaCACTCACCGACTGCTCGCGGGTCGGGCCAGCTCGAGGCTTCCTGAATCACGATGGAAAAGCAGTTCTCACCAGTTTtccaacggggggggggggcatttgcggataggattttttttttttttttttttttttttgtgcgtgtgtgtgtccttgcgtgCGTTTCCTTGCTTGCGCATGTGCTtgcgcgtgtgagtgcgtgtgtatatgcgtgtgtgtgttttaattgtgCTCAAGTGTCTTCTCTGCTAAATTTAGGTTTGCTtagttggaggagagggagtgggggtggggggaaggggaggtggagaacaAGGAGAGCATTCGTTGCGCTGGCCAGTAATTCTTGTTTAATTTTGTCTGCCCTTCTTAGTCTTCTATCTTCGCGCCTGTTATATCATTTCTGCAATGATCTTATATCTTGACTACTTTTTATCTTAGCCGgctgcctcatatatatatatatatatatatatatatatatatatatatatatatatatatatatatatatatatatatatatatatatatatatatatatatatatatatatatatatatatatttcacagatTGCCGAAtatcgacaataataaaaatatcagtgataacaGAAGCGCGCATTAAAGTAAACAAAACCAAATCGAGTTCCATGCTATTTGATCTAAGAAAGATGAAGACTAAATGAATGAATTGAGAGCAATAAGACTAAAAAAGCACCAGGAcgaaaatatcaataatcaaaCAAAGTGAAGTGGGCTGTCGTGTGAACTCGCGTCGCCTTCTCGAGTGCGGCCTTTGGCGTGCACGGAGAGAACGGTCAGCGGAAAAGGAGTGTACGCAAGGAGGACAGTTGGGATTAGAGTGGGTttgatgagtgtgtgtctgtgtgtctgtctgtctgtttgtctccgtgCGTGCGTCCGAGAGCTTATGTATTCTTGCGTAGGTGTGGGTgcagcggggtgggggtggggggggggagggatcggGTGATGGTGTAAGAGCTCTAAGTATTTTCGGAAGCTGCTGACTTGACTACTGTCGGAAACCTTAAGCCGAACGTGtaaggtctctctctcgctctttctctttttttcttgtttcattcctTCCCCTTGCATGTTTCAGCCTGACCTTGGTACTCGTTAAGATTTCCTTCTCTGGATTATGCCTTTCGTAACTGCGAAGTGTAATTGATCAGCTTTCTGGCGCTGGTGGTCACTCGCCTCGATGGAAAGGGAGGAACTGACTGACCCGCAGAGTTAACCTTATAACAAAGGCGCGAAGAGGGACACGTGGAAAGTAGAATTTAAGGAGATTTAAAGCTCTTGCtaggcctttctctctccctccttatgaaACAAACCAAGACAAGGTAAAAAAACAAGCAGACCAACCAAACGGATGGCGAGAGACCCTAACGCGCTGCTCCTTGGCCTTTGCAGGACAGTAGCACGCGCTGCCAGTCTTCGGAGGACGACGAAAGGTCATCGTCCTACCTGAGGTCGTTGACgtccgaggaggaggagccgaCCCGCTACGACCCCGTGCCCTCGGACGTCGTGTCGTGCCAGCCAGCCACCGGGTCCGTCAGGCCCTCGTCGCCCGTCAgtgtgagtggaggggaggggcggactgcggcttggggtggggaggggcgggagaggcagcgagagtcCGTGGGTGGGTTTGGTTGTGTGGTTGCGGGTGGTTGTGTGACGGGCGAATGGAGAAAACGTcaaggataaaaggagaggacgtttgtgtgtgtgtgcctgcgtgtgttatAGGTGTTGGTACATTTCATGTTGGTATATTTATTTACTCAAAATGAATCTTTACACCTATTAAAAAACAGTCGATTTCCTCGTGTCCTTACATaccttgcttcctccctccagCGCGAGCCATCGCTGGGCTTGAGCGAGCTGCTGAACGCCGGCGAGCCCGTGACGAGCGACCGCGGCTCGTGGGGCATGCGCGAGTCCTCCCATTGCGACTCGTGGCACCGCACGGCGCCCCGCTACAGGTGAGACCATCTCGATCTCTTGGGCTCCTGAAGCGGCCAAGGGAGGCTGCTTTAGTTGCCAGGTTAGAAAGGAATAATTGAATGAAAAAGGGCGATATGTCCCTTGTGAAGGGAAAACTAACGTTCTCCGAAATGTCCGCAGCCGCTTCGACGACGAGAGCACAATGCAGAGCAACTGGTACCGCAGCGACGAGGACGACATCATCCTGTCGCCGCGCGCCTCGGAGGCGTTCAAGGACGTGGGTCCGGCCAACGGGTCCGACGACTACAAGACGCCGCCGGGCCAAGGGGCGGTCAAGATCCTCATGAAGAACATCAACTCGATCAAGAAGAAGATCAAGCGCTACGAGGAGGAGTTCGAGTCGGCCTTCGGCTACCGCCCTTCGCACAGTGAGAAGATGAAGCACAAAGAGATCAAGAAGTACATGAGCGAGCTCAGCAAGGCCCGCAAGGAACTCAAGCGTGAGTAGTGTGcgccctccttccgtctccctctttcccttttgtgAAAAGAATTTGGCCCACGCCTCTTGGCTCCTTAGCATTGTTTCATGTTCCGTTTCCCCATTGCAGAGATGAAGGACGACGTCGCCGGCATGATGTCGGTACCCACGGTGTTCCCGCTGTCGCTGCTCCGCTGCCAGGAGTCGACCAACCCCAACGCCAGGCCCAAGAACACCTCCGGCACGGCAGACACCATCCGCCAGGTGGAGGACAGACTGCGGGAGAAGAGGTCGGCCTCGGGACGCCCCACGGAACTCACTAACATGAACAAGACGGAGATGCAGGAGGAGAAGACCGCTCTGCAGAAGGCGCTCCTGTACTATGAATCGGTTCACGGACGGCCCACCACGAGAGAGGACAGAGACCTAGCACGACCCCTGTACGACAGATACCGCCAAGTCAAGAGGATTGTCATGAGATCGAGTTCGGTGAGTGGGCGGCTCCTGTCGCACCAGGCCAGGGATTGTGTTTCTTTATCAGAATGGTACACGTTTGTTTCCGCCATGTGACTATACAGTTTCTTAATTATTTGTTCTCTTTGCCTACCAGAGAGCCAAGGAGAACATGGTGGAGCTGGCCCCGATCCTGGAGCACGAGGCGATGGACTTCACGCTGGCCTCGCCCCAGCACCGGGGCTCGCTACAAGGCGACGAAATCGAAAAGATCTCCCTGCCgccttccccgccctccacccctcccgtCTTCGAATCCCCGGTCTTCGAGGCGCCCCAGATGACCACCACGACAACGACGACCACGACGATGCCCGGGGACGACCCCAAGGACACCCGGCGTGGCGTGCCCCTCGGGGACCTGCACGCGCTGCCCCTGAGCGAGCtgcgggagaggaagaaggaggcacgTGACGAGAAGAAGAAGCTTCGGCGAGCACTGCGCGAGTTCGAGGAGAACTTCGAGAGGGACTTGGGGAGGAAGGTCCAGAAGGAAGACCGGGGCCCCATGGAGCAGACTTACCTGGATTACAAGCACGCAAAGGCGAAGTTGAGGCTGCTTGAGGCCCTTTTGTCCAAACACGAGCCTCACAAGGTCTGAGTATTTTTACATTCAACTACCCTAGGATAAGTGCTGATAGAAGAGCTTATTTTTTGGGGAAAGCAGAAGTTTGTAATGTGCTTACATTATATTAAAAGGCAGTAAATGTTTACTGTAAGTGGATTAGGACGAGGTAGGCTGAGCTGTATTAGACGTCACTCGATGAGAAAGGATCGTCCAGTGATGCAACTCGTTTACAGAATGTCTATTTTGCTGTACTAGCAGAAGAGCGAGGTTTATGGAGGACACAAGGGAAGGACGTCCCAGTCCATGTTCCGTGCTCTGTTTATAGCGACAGGCACTGATTATGCATGAACTGTGATACAGATAGTTGTCAAAGTTCCCAATATGGTTTAAAGATTAATTAAGATAGAAAATCCCTTGTTTTGAATCTTCATTACTAACAGTAGGTTTAATAGGGTCTCCCAGTTCTTTTGTCTATATCTGCACCTTtggaattatttttttcgttattcagATTGTAGGACATACAAGATTGGGATACTTATTTAGTTGGAAGATGTGGATAGCATCTTgcatatatcatctttattattatgattattgttatcacaactattattattattactttttcttattttttgtaccACAGAATTTCTAATGCATTGAAGCTTCCAAATATGCTTTCTCCTTATAAAAATCAGAACTGTGCTAAGTGTGAGGTACCTGAATGTAGCGTTAAGGTACGGGAGCTGTGTGGACGTCTAGGGGCAC
It encodes the following:
- the LOC113806028 gene encoding protein FAM13A isoform X6 encodes the protein MRRPSFCCDQHGSGETQCQPQEGGESTLARVRRFLAVSMGARAAGRSPTTRCKHRALPPDPLHAPAHAVHSLLAEMKEAGVGVQGVLGRPLEDVMAAHGEDASGHGVPALVHLLCCYLLTHGVDYDTLVSEDWCAEEVRTRLLLERGAAGLPSDAPEPPPGSDAAVATGLLRLFLDELPHALIPPSAATKILQLLTERGPVALPESGNLCEEALGVAVVPRLRRLLHRHLPLHSLCLLRYLTAFIHQLRTSNHNTCPVPVSALSRVLARVMVAAGDDNGGRGDDDDDDRRPQESQPRLANRLGEILILCYNDIFQNTDDDGDDLSDSVSSPSSVGECVGDGDEDDDDEGDTTTTDTDDFRSPPVSPQKTARPRGTATSVVRPPPLSLHQPPMSPRSTREVVDHLDSIRPKVAPYSKELLVGPGVGPLLSPASPDDSLPSTQDEDEDATSQDSSTRCQSSEDDERSSSYLRSLTSEEEEPTRYDPVPSDVVSCQPATGSVRPSSPVSREPSLGLSELLNAGEPVTSDRGSWGMRESSHCDSWHRTAPRYSRFDDESTMQSNWYRSDEDDIILSPRASEAFKDVGPANGSDDYKTPPGQGAVKILMKNINSIKKKIKRYEEEFESAFGYRPSHSEKMKHKEIKKYMSELSKARKELKQMKDDVAGMMSVPTVFPLSLLRCQESTNPNARPKNTSGTADTIRQVEDRLREKRSASGRPTELTNMNKTEMQEEKTALQKALLYYESVHGRPTTREDRDLARPLYDRYRQVKRIVMRSSSRAKENMVELAPILEHEAMDFTLASPQHRGSLQGDEIEKISLPPSPPSTPPVFESPVFEAPQMTTTTTTTTTMPGDDPKDTRRGVPLGDLHALPLSELRERKKEARDEKKKLRRALREFEENFERDLGRKVQKEDRGPMEQTYLDYKHAKAKLRLLEALLSKHEPHKV